One region of Bacillus pumilus genomic DNA includes:
- the holB gene encoding DNA polymerase III subunit delta' produces the protein MAISWDDMNELQPRVMRLIFNSIDKDRLAHAYLFEGKKGTGKRDAAMLLAKSFFCLESGVEPCESCQNCKRIESGNHPDLHLVQPDGQSIKKAQVQALQEEFTKAGVESHRKMYIILHADKMTVNAANSLLKFLEEPNRETMAILITEQSHKMLDTIISRCQMLSFQPLQPQSLEQQLLQEGVSQHLARLLSNLTNNLAEALELSRNDQFAESRAKVIKLYEVLHQRKEHAFFYIQDQWMPFFKEKDLQETGLDMLLFIYRDVLSIQIGNEDKVIYQDLFQTMKQHALHSTQQMVTNQILAVLEAKKRLQSNVNAQGLMEQLVLMLQEG, from the coding sequence ATGGCAATTAGCTGGGATGACATGAATGAGTTGCAGCCGCGCGTCATGCGGCTGATTTTTAATAGTATTGATAAAGACCGACTTGCGCATGCCTACTTATTTGAAGGAAAAAAAGGTACTGGTAAGCGGGATGCTGCGATGCTTTTGGCTAAGAGCTTTTTTTGCTTGGAATCAGGAGTGGAACCGTGTGAATCCTGTCAAAACTGCAAAAGGATTGAGTCAGGAAACCATCCCGATTTACATCTCGTGCAGCCTGATGGTCAATCAATTAAGAAAGCGCAAGTACAGGCATTGCAAGAGGAATTTACAAAAGCAGGTGTGGAATCTCACCGAAAAATGTATATCATTCTTCATGCGGACAAAATGACGGTCAATGCCGCGAACAGTTTATTAAAGTTCCTAGAGGAGCCTAACCGGGAAACGATGGCAATTTTAATCACTGAGCAATCGCATAAAATGTTGGATACGATTATTTCAAGATGTCAGATGCTCAGCTTTCAGCCGCTGCAGCCACAATCCTTGGAGCAGCAGCTATTACAAGAAGGCGTATCTCAGCATCTTGCAAGGCTTTTGTCGAATTTAACCAACAATTTAGCAGAAGCACTCGAATTAAGTCGAAATGATCAGTTTGCAGAGTCTAGAGCGAAAGTGATAAAATTGTATGAAGTCTTACACCAGCGAAAAGAACATGCATTTTTTTATATACAAGATCAATGGATGCCTTTTTTCAAAGAGAAAGACCTTCAAGAAACAGGTCTGGATATGCTTTTATTTATATATCGTGATGTATTGTCGATTCAAATAGGAAATGAAGATAAAGTCATTTATCAAGACTTATTCCAGACAATGAAGCAGCACGCGCTGCATTCCACACAGCAGATGGTGACGAACCAGATCCTTGCTGTATTAGAAGCGAAAAAGAGACTTCAATCCAACGTGAATGCCCAAGGGCTGATGGAGCAATTGGTGTTGATGTTGCAGGAGGGATAA